Genomic segment of Terriglobales bacterium:
CATGATGAAGCGCGAGACGAAGCGGAAGATCGGGTTATAGACCTCGCCGTTCTCGGTGATGCTGAGCTGGGCGCCGTCAGGCGTGCGCGTGATCTCGAAGGTCCAGGTGCCGCCGAAAGGCAGCCTGGGATCGGCGATGCGCGTGACCAGGCGCGAGGGCGCCTGGCTTTCGACGATCTCGATGGGAATGTCGCCGCTGCGGCTTTTCTCGCGCCAGGCAGGATTGCCGGAGGCGGTGGTAATGGGTTCGACCGCCCGCACATCGGTGCGCCAGGCGGCGAAATTTGCGTAGTCGGTGATCGCATGCCAGATGGTTTCGGGCGATTGACGGTAGCGGGCAGTGCGCCTGGCCACGTGCGCCTGCGGCAGCAGTGAGCCGATGACAAAAACGATAACTCCTGTCGCGATCACGCCGGCCAAGCCGAAAAGAAGAACTTTCATAACACTCCCCGGCGCGTCGCGCCGTTTTCCGAGTTTTGCTGAGTTCCTCCCGGGAACTGCTATCCCGGCATGCTGCGGCGCAGGCGGCGGGTTTCAGCGAGCAACGACATGGAGTGCATGAGATTTTGCAGGGTCACGATGCCGACGAGGCGCTGGTTTTCGACGACGGGGATCAGGGTGAGGCCGCGGCCGGTAATCTTGCGGAAGGCGGAGGCGAGCGATTCGGCCCGGTCGCCTACTTCGTAGGCGCGGGTCATGGCGCTCTGCACGTACCCGTTCCCCTCGTCGCGCAGGGCCTCGAGGATACTCTGCCGCGAGATGACGCCCACCATGTCGCTGCCGCGGACGACGGGGAAATCATCCTGCAGAGAGTGCACGGCTTTTTGCAGAGCGTCTTCGAGGGTGTCGGCGGGGGAGAGCGTGGCGAAGTCGGTGAGCATGATGTCTTCCAGGCGCACGCTTTCCAGCACGGCGTGGAACATGACGCTGCGCTCCTCCATCTGCGTGCCGACGAAGAGAAAGAAGCCGAGCATCATGAGCCATGTGTTGGCCAGACCGGCGAAGATCAGGATCATGGAGAGCGCCTGGCCGAGGATGACGGCGCGGCGGGTGGCGGCGGGGTGGTTCATGCGGCGGGCGAGCAGGGCGCGAAGGATGCGTCCGCCATCGAGCGGATAGGCGGGCAGCAGGTTGAAAGCGCCGAGGAAGAAATTGACCCACACCAGGCTGCGCAACAGAGCGCGCGAGTGCACCCACGGCCGGCTCCAGAGCTGAATTTCGGGCGAGACGGCGAGCAGCACGGCGCCGGCGACAAACGCGACCAGAAGGCTGACGAGCGGGCCGGCGAGCGCCACGCGAATCTCGCGCTGCCATCGCGGGGCGCCGGCTGGACCGGCGGTGGGAGCCTCGTCCCAGTGGTCGTCGGATGCAGGGATGCCGCCGATGGGCAGCAGCACGACGGCGCGCGCGGGCAGGCGGGCGTGCAGCGCGGTCAGCAGATGTCCAAGCTCGTGCAGCAGCACCGAGCCGAGAATGATGGCGACCAGTCCAAGGCCGCGCGCCGGGCCGGTGGGGCGCGTGGAGACGGCTTCGGTGAACCAGACGAAGATCAGCAGAAAGAAGAACGTGAGGTGCAGGCGATAGTCGATGCCGGCAACGCGAAACAGCGGGATGGACCAGCTACGCATGCTGCTGAATTGATTCTATACACTTGGATGCGGAAGAGCAGTGGATCGTGGAGAGTGGACAGTGAAAGCCACGATGCGATCTTCACTGCTCACTTTCCACTATTCACTCTCCGCTTTCGCATGCGCATCATCGCCGGAAGATTTCGCAGCCGGGCCTTGCGCGCGCCGAACAGCAGCGCGGTGCGCCCTACGTCGGACCGCCTGCGCGAGACGCTGTTTGACGTGCTCACGGCCGGAAATCCTGCGGCCCTGGAAGGAACGGTGTGGCTCGATCTTTTTGCCGGATCGGGCGCCATCGGGATCGAGGCACTGAGCCGCGGCGCGCAGCGTGTGTACTTTGTCGAGTCGTCGCGCGGGGCTGCGGCGGTGATCCGAGAGAACTTGAAGGCGCTGGGCGTGGAGGAAGGCTACGAGGTCATCGAGCGGGAGGCCGATGCGGCGCTGCGCAGGCTGGGTTTGGCGGCGGCCGGGTGCGACTATTGTTTCCTCGATCCGCCGTGGCGCGACGCGGAGAGCTACGGGCAGGTGCTCGGGCTGCTGGCGCAATTGCGGCTGCTGAAGCCCGCCAGCGTGGTGATCGCCGAACACGATAAGCGCTTCGATCCAGGCGCGAAGTTCGGCGCGCTGGAGCGGACGCGCAAGCTGGAGCAGGGAGATGCGGCGCTGAGCTTCTACCGGCTGAGGTGAACTTTTTACGGCGGATGAAGGTGAATGACGCGGATCAATCAAGAGCGCAACCAGAAACGACACAAAGGACACGAGGAAGGCGACCCTCTGCGCCTGATTGGGTGTCTGCGGCGCAGCGTTTTGGCGGCGCCGCAGGTTTGGGTACAATCAGGCCGGAGCCACGCGGAGATCGCGACCGGCGGCCCGTTCGGGAGACACGGCCAACGAACCAACCATGAAGACGATTGCGCTTTCACTGCTGCTCGCCTTCCTGCCGATTCTCGGCGTCGTATACATCATCTTTTCCGGGGACACGCGGCTCAGCGATCTCACCATGACGGTGGACGGGCTGTTCACCATCATTATTCTGCTGTCGATCTCGGCCGTGTTCGGGCTGAACGCGCTGCTTGACCTGCATTCCTCCGGCCTGGTGCGCATTCCGGGGTTGAAGGCGCCGGAGATTGTCGCATCGTACACGACGCGCGACGGGCTGAAGGTGGAAAAGGGCATGGTGCGGGAGCTGAGCTTCTACGAGTCGAGCGTAGGCCAGCAGAACAAGACAATCGTGGACTTCCTGCCGGATGGCGCCAAGGCGCCGCGGCTGATCGCGTTCCTGGGCAATGTGCGCGACCAGTTGCCGGTGGGCGCGCGGCTGGCGATTACGTATCGTGCCGATCCCGAGGGCAACGTGCTGGTGGACCGGGAAAAGCTGTTTCTGTAGCGGCGGCGCCCAGCCTGCAGCACTCAGCATTCAGCC
This window contains:
- a CDS encoding SRPBCC family protein, which produces MKVLLFGLAGVIATGVIVFVIGSLLPQAHVARRTARYRQSPETIWHAITDYANFAAWRTDVRAVEPITTASGNPAWREKSRSGDIPIEIVESQAPSRLVTRIADPRLPFGGTWTFEITRTPDGAQLSITENGEVYNPIFRFVSRFIMGHSATIEAYLRALGKKFGENVTPQP
- a CDS encoding site-2 protease family protein codes for the protein MRSWSIPLFRVAGIDYRLHLTFFFLLIFVWFTEAVSTRPTGPARGLGLVAIILGSVLLHELGHLLTALHARLPARAVVLLPIGGIPASDDHWDEAPTAGPAGAPRWQREIRVALAGPLVSLLVAFVAGAVLLAVSPEIQLWSRPWVHSRALLRSLVWVNFFLGAFNLLPAYPLDGGRILRALLARRMNHPAATRRAVILGQALSMILIFAGLANTWLMMLGFFLFVGTQMEERSVMFHAVLESVRLEDIMLTDFATLSPADTLEDALQKAVHSLQDDFPVVRGSDMVGVISRQSILEALRDEGNGYVQSAMTRAYEVGDRAESLASAFRKITGRGLTLIPVVENQRLVGIVTLQNLMHSMSLLAETRRLRRSMPG
- the rsmD gene encoding 16S rRNA (guanine(966)-N(2))-methyltransferase RsmD, coding for MRIIAGRFRSRALRAPNSSAVRPTSDRLRETLFDVLTAGNPAALEGTVWLDLFAGSGAIGIEALSRGAQRVYFVESSRGAAAVIRENLKALGVEEGYEVIEREADAALRRLGLAAAGCDYCFLDPPWRDAESYGQVLGLLAQLRLLKPASVVIAEHDKRFDPGAKFGALERTRKLEQGDAALSFYRLR